Proteins encoded by one window of Kribbella flavida DSM 17836:
- a CDS encoding MarC family protein, translating into MNDLINLALLSEVFVTLFVIMDPPGTVPVFISLTAGQSRAVRKKAAWQAVLVAFGVIVVFAAFGQQILHNLGITLPALQVAGGLLLLLIALQLLTDTAEDPVQTKNANIAFVPLGTPLLAGPGAIVATMVFVQRADGSFRDVAAISVGIVLIHLVMWLTLRFSGVIMRILGENGVLLVTRIAGLLLSAIAVQLVADAVADFIRAG; encoded by the coding sequence GTGAACGACCTGATCAACCTGGCCCTGCTCAGCGAGGTCTTCGTCACGCTGTTCGTGATCATGGACCCGCCCGGCACCGTGCCGGTGTTCATCTCGCTGACCGCCGGGCAGTCCCGCGCGGTCCGGAAGAAGGCCGCCTGGCAGGCGGTGCTGGTGGCGTTCGGCGTGATCGTGGTGTTCGCCGCGTTCGGGCAGCAGATCCTGCACAACCTCGGCATCACGCTGCCCGCGCTGCAGGTCGCGGGTGGTCTGCTGCTCCTGCTGATCGCGCTGCAGCTGCTGACCGACACCGCCGAGGACCCGGTCCAGACCAAGAACGCGAACATCGCCTTCGTCCCGCTCGGTACGCCGCTGCTGGCCGGGCCGGGCGCCATCGTCGCGACGATGGTGTTCGTGCAGCGTGCCGACGGGTCGTTCCGGGACGTGGCCGCGATCTCGGTCGGCATCGTGCTGATCCACCTGGTGATGTGGCTGACGCTGCGGTTCTCCGGCGTGATCATGCGCATCCTCGGCGAGAACGGCGTTCTCCTGGTCACCCGGATCGCCGGTCTGCTGCTGAGCGCGATCGCCGTCCAGTTGGTCGCCGACGCGGTCGCGGACTTCATCCGGGCGGGCTGA